The following proteins are co-located in the Labrys monachus genome:
- a CDS encoding MerR family transcriptional regulator, whose amino-acid sequence MSKSDPTSASDAKGEAVTVFMADTDDAAVNAATYTIGDLAREFGVTLRTLRFYEDKGLLNPTRDNLTRLYSARDREHLQLILKGKRLGFTLVEIGEMIAHHGEGKSASLDISADTVREQIEHLERQRREIDEALVELRRSYESLANTLPR is encoded by the coding sequence ATGTCGAAGTCGGACCCCACATCGGCATCAGACGCAAAAGGCGAGGCCGTCACCGTATTCATGGCGGATACGGACGATGCGGCGGTGAATGCCGCGACCTATACGATCGGCGATCTGGCGCGGGAATTCGGTGTCACCTTGCGGACGCTGCGGTTTTATGAAGACAAAGGTCTCTTGAATCCAACCCGCGACAATCTGACGCGACTGTACAGCGCCCGTGACCGGGAGCATCTCCAGCTCATCCTGAAAGGCAAGCGGCTCGGCTTCACCCTGGTCGAGATCGGGGAGATGATCGCCCATCACGGCGAGGGAAAATCCGCGAGCCTCGACATCAGCGCGGACACGGTCCGCGAGCAGATCGAACATCTGGAGCGCCAGCGTCGCGAGATCGACGAGGCCCTGGTGGAGCTGCGTCGCAGCTACGAGAGCCTGGCCAACACCCTTCCCCGCTAG
- a CDS encoding SEL1-like repeat protein, translated as MKQSVPWSVKGVGPDAREAAKELARRSGMTLGQWLNAMIAGQDGGQAVKERPPASESPLAAIARRLEAMKSEGHHPGTLRSAIASGVSEAVVAQHIRASEARTADLFDRLMRRQEESEAHIASLIGGIVDRLADPEAMEAVPAAETRQEHHEYGDAGPVGRVLGDLAARLNAGRDEDVDIVAADLERRLAAMGRDLDADSAASHGGGPAGVATADRSGAPGETGLAALRGDIADLERKLGERLAQAGAPGPIAAIDRKLDLLVRQVQDPTVLATIQRDVADIRERSRGPDLSQVIGRLDHLLARFQPIEAALEDLTAQAPRALEKIGRRLEILQSTVESGQAAASASLAGLMAELDARLEALQRGNADRQGGRGDDAALVALERQVRQMAEELEALRAFRPDASGLAPVLHEALGGMALQSLPEELRRLFGELRAFQDNEARGTRRTMEALQRTLRELADRLAAVEDMARTRAGPAIPEHLPDLGEGAALFGRDRPDDIVWSDELPRALAGDAGPTARNGEKPAELPVPHVRGRPSQVSVLGSEARSSFIAAARRAVRAAAEADGSLTREAKNTGNSEVEPFYQRHKRSILLGLAAVTMMMGALQGGRVHVLPGEARNMSTGPSVDAERSPVSPALTAARNEAKSFYEEACNLDQPDASTLDLVRACGLYRQAALRGYVPAFFRLGLAYDRGRGVGHDAVLAGVWYQRAADHGSVKAMHNLAVLYATGAVTDGPDYRQTARWFRQAAERGHAPSQYNYALLAAQGLGTPRDLGVAYRFLSLAAEQGDAEAVAKRNEIGTRLTPSEKAAIDGEMTRS; from the coding sequence ATGAAGCAGAGCGTGCCATGGAGCGTCAAGGGGGTCGGCCCCGATGCGCGCGAGGCCGCGAAGGAGCTGGCACGCCGGTCCGGCATGACGCTCGGCCAATGGCTGAACGCGATGATCGCTGGGCAGGACGGCGGCCAGGCCGTCAAGGAAAGGCCGCCGGCTTCCGAATCCCCCCTGGCCGCGATCGCGCGGCGGCTGGAGGCCATGAAGTCCGAGGGCCACCACCCCGGCACGCTTCGCAGCGCCATCGCGAGCGGGGTGAGCGAAGCGGTCGTCGCGCAGCATATCCGCGCCAGCGAAGCGCGCACGGCCGATCTCTTCGACCGGCTGATGCGCCGCCAGGAGGAAAGCGAGGCCCACATCGCCAGCCTCATCGGCGGCATCGTGGACAGGCTCGCCGACCCCGAGGCGATGGAGGCGGTGCCGGCCGCGGAGACGCGGCAGGAGCACCATGAGTATGGCGATGCCGGGCCTGTCGGCCGGGTGCTCGGCGATCTCGCCGCCCGCCTCAATGCGGGCCGGGACGAAGACGTCGACATCGTTGCGGCCGACCTCGAACGGCGCCTCGCCGCGATGGGGCGGGATCTCGATGCGGATTCGGCCGCCTCCCATGGCGGGGGGCCTGCCGGCGTGGCGACGGCGGACCGGAGCGGGGCGCCGGGCGAGACGGGCCTCGCCGCATTGCGGGGCGATATCGCAGACCTCGAGCGCAAGCTCGGCGAGCGCCTCGCGCAGGCAGGCGCCCCGGGCCCCATCGCCGCGATCGACCGCAAGCTCGACCTGCTCGTCCGCCAGGTGCAGGATCCCACGGTTCTGGCGACGATCCAGAGAGACGTCGCCGACATCCGCGAGCGCAGCCGCGGCCCCGACCTTTCCCAGGTGATCGGCCGCCTCGACCACCTCCTCGCCCGTTTCCAGCCGATCGAAGCCGCGCTCGAGGATCTGACGGCGCAGGCGCCGCGTGCCCTGGAGAAGATCGGGCGCCGGCTCGAGATCCTGCAATCGACGGTCGAGAGCGGCCAAGCCGCCGCCAGCGCCTCCCTCGCCGGGCTGATGGCCGAGCTCGACGCCCGGCTCGAGGCCCTGCAGCGCGGCAATGCCGACAGGCAGGGCGGGCGCGGCGACGATGCCGCCCTCGTGGCCCTGGAACGCCAGGTCCGGCAGATGGCGGAGGAACTCGAGGCGCTGAGGGCGTTTCGTCCCGACGCGAGCGGTCTCGCCCCGGTGCTGCACGAAGCTCTCGGCGGCATGGCGCTCCAGTCCCTGCCGGAGGAATTGCGCCGGCTCTTCGGCGAGCTGCGCGCCTTCCAGGACAACGAGGCCCGCGGCACCAGGAGGACGATGGAAGCCCTGCAGCGGACCCTGCGCGAACTGGCCGATCGCCTCGCCGCGGTCGAGGATATGGCGCGCACGCGTGCCGGTCCGGCCATTCCGGAGCATCTGCCCGACCTCGGCGAGGGGGCGGCGCTGTTCGGCCGCGACCGGCCGGACGACATCGTCTGGTCCGACGAACTTCCCCGCGCGCTCGCCGGCGATGCCGGCCCGACGGCGCGAAACGGCGAAAAGCCGGCCGAATTGCCGGTCCCCCATGTGCGGGGCCGGCCGAGCCAGGTGTCCGTGCTCGGCAGCGAGGCCCGCAGTTCCTTCATCGCCGCGGCGCGCCGGGCGGTGCGGGCGGCGGCCGAAGCCGACGGCAGTTTGACGCGGGAGGCAAAAAATACTGGAAATTCGGAGGTTGAGCCTTTTTATCAGCGACACAAGCGTTCTATTCTTCTCGGCCTCGCCGCAGTCACCATGATGATGGGTGCGCTGCAGGGCGGGCGTGTTCATGTCTTGCCGGGAGAAGCACGCAATATGTCCACCGGTCCTTCCGTGGATGCCGAGCGATCGCCTGTTTCGCCTGCCCTGACGGCCGCTAGAAACGAAGCGAAATCATTCTACGAGGAGGCCTGCAACCTCGATCAGCCGGATGCGTCCACGCTGGATCTCGTCAGGGCCTGCGGCCTCTACCGCCAGGCCGCCCTGCGCGGCTATGTGCCGGCCTTCTTCCGTCTCGGCCTTGCCTATGACCGGGGCCGCGGCGTGGGCCATGACGCCGTGCTGGCGGGCGTCTGGTATCAGCGTGCGGCCGATCACGGCTCGGTCAAGGCGATGCATAATCTCGCCGTGCTCTATGCCACGGGCGCGGTCACCGACGGCCCCGACTACCGGCAGACGGCACGCTGGTTCCGCCAGGCGGCCGAGCGGGGGCATGCGCCGAGCCAGTACAATTACGCTCTGCTCGCGGCGCAGGGCCTCGGCACCCCGCGCGACCTCGGCGTCGCCTATCGCTTTCTCTCGCTCGCCGCCGAGCAGGGCGATGCGGAAGCGGTGGCCAAGCGGAACGAGATCGGCACGCGCCTGACGCCGAGCGAGAAGGCCGCCATCGACGGGGAAATGACGAGGAGCTGA
- the pdeM gene encoding ligase-associated DNA damage response endonuclease PdeM produces the protein MIRRDEAVLRVAGTDFLATTDGALFWPEESLAVVSDLHLEKGSSFAERRTLLPPYDTAETLARLARFLARFAPRRLVFLGDSFHDRRAGGRIAAGDRETLTRCLAGRDVFWIAGNHDPDPPVGFGGTATATLAIGSVLFRHEPSADAQPGEIAGHLHPVARVAARGRSVRRRCFAGDGLRAILPAFGAYAGGLNVRDEAFAPLFPNGFTAHLMGDRRVFAFPRARCLGG, from the coding sequence ATGATCCGGCGCGACGAAGCCGTGCTTCGCGTGGCCGGCACCGACTTCCTGGCCACCACCGACGGGGCCCTGTTCTGGCCGGAGGAGAGCCTGGCCGTCGTGTCGGACCTGCATCTGGAGAAGGGCTCGTCCTTCGCCGAGCGGCGGACGCTGCTGCCGCCCTACGACACCGCCGAGACCTTGGCGCGGCTGGCGCGCTTCCTCGCCCGCTTCGCGCCGAGGCGCCTGGTCTTCCTCGGCGATTCCTTCCACGACCGCCGGGCCGGCGGGCGGATCGCTGCGGGCGACCGGGAGACGCTGACCCGCTGCCTCGCCGGCCGCGACGTGTTCTGGATCGCCGGCAACCACGACCCCGATCCGCCCGTGGGCTTCGGCGGCACCGCGACGGCGACGCTCGCCATCGGCTCCGTCCTGTTCCGTCACGAGCCCTCGGCCGATGCGCAGCCCGGCGAGATCGCGGGGCACCTCCACCCGGTGGCGCGCGTCGCGGCGCGGGGGCGCTCGGTGCGGCGGCGCTGCTTTGCCGGCGACGGGCTTCGGGCGATCCTGCCCGCCTTCGGCGCCTATGCCGGCGGCCTCAACGTGCGCGACGAGGCCTTCGCGCCGCTGTTCCCCAACGGCTTCACGGCCCATCTGATGGGTGACCGGCGGGTCTTCGCCTTCCCGCGCGCCCGCTGCCTGGGCGGATAG